Proteins from one Pongo abelii isolate AG06213 chromosome 19, NHGRI_mPonAbe1-v2.0_pri, whole genome shotgun sequence genomic window:
- the ERAL1 gene encoding GTPase Era, mitochondrial isoform X3, with the protein MSCWSITLICLRIPGSYEWSSWEPRMQGSQHSPTSYWAERCSLFPRRCIPLAAKLWGSSQRMRPRWWVPTKGVLETGQRVKLRGSPLPSALKKMMVTFIYILLDTPGIISPGKQKRHHLELSLLEDPWKSMESADLVVVLVDVSDKWTRNQLSPQLLRCLTKFSQIPSVLVMNKVDCLKQKSVLLELTAALTEGVVNGKKLKMRQAFHSHPGTHCPSPAVKDPNTQSVGNPQRTGWPHFKEIFMLSALSQEDVKTLKQYLLTQAQPGPWEYHSAVLTSQTPEEICANIIREKLLEHLPQEVPYNVQQKTAVWEEGPGGELVIQQKLLVPKESYMKLLIGPKGHVISQIAQEAGRDLMDIFLCDVDIHLSVKLLK; encoded by the exons ATGTCCTGTTGGTCCATCACCCTGATATGCCTGAGAATCCCCGGGTCCTACGAGTGGTCCTCCTGGGAGCCCCGAATGCAGGGAAGTCAACACTCTCCAACCAGCTACTGGGCCGAAAG GTGTTCCCTGTTTCCAAGAAGGTGCATACCACTCGCTGCCAAGCTCTGGGGGTCATCACAGAGAATGAGACCCAGGTGGTGGGTACCTACAAAGGGAGTCCTTGAAACTGGACAGAGGGTGAAGCTAAGAGGGTCTCCCTTACCATCAGCCTTGAAGAAAATGATGGTCACATTCATTTAT ATTCTACTTGACACACCTGGCATTATCAGTCCTGGTAAACAGAAGAG GCATCACCTGGAGCTCTCTTTGTTGGAAGATCCATGGAAGAGCATGGAATCTGCTGATCTTG TTGTGGTTCTTGTGGATGTCTCAGACAAATGGACACGGAACCAGCTCAGCCCCCAGTTGCTCAGGTGCTTGACCAAGTTCTCCCAGATCCCTAGTGTCCTGGTCATGAACAAG GTAGATTGTCTGAAACAGAAGTCAGTTCTCCTGGAGCTCACGGCAGCCCTCACTGAAGGTGTGGTCAATGGCAAAAAGCTCAAGATGAGGCAGGCCTTCCACTCACACCCTGGCACCCATTGCCCCAGCCCAGCAGTTAAGGACCCAAACACACAATCTGTGGGAAACCCTCAGAGGACTGGCTGGCCCCACTTCAAGGAGATCTTCATGTTGTCAGCCCTAAGCCAGGAGGATGTGAAAACACTAAAG CAATACCTCCTGACACAGGCCCAGCCAGGGCCCTGGGAGTACCACAGTGCAGTCCTCACTAGCCAGACACCAGAAGAGATCTGCGCCAACATTATCCGAGAGAAGCTCCTAGAGCACCTGCCCCAGGAGGTGCCTTACAATGTACAGCAG AAGACGGCAGTGTGGGAGGAAGGACCAGGTGGGGAGCTGGTTATCCAACAGAAGCTTTTGGTGCCCAAAGAATCTTATATG AAACTCCTGATTGGTCCGAAGGGCCACGTGATCTCCCAGATAGCACAGGAGGCAGGCCGTGACCTCATGGACATCTTCCTCTGTGATGTTGACATCCATCTCTCTGTGAAGCTCCTCAAGTGA
- the ERAL1 gene encoding GTPase Era, mitochondrial isoform X2, with translation MAAPSWRGARLVQSVLRVWQVGRHVARERVIPFSSPLGFQRRCVSCVAGSAFSGPRLASASRSNGQGSALDHFLGFSQPDSSVTPCVPAVSMHRDEQDVLLVHHPDMPENPRVLRVVLLGAPNAGKSTLSNQLLGRKILLDTPGIISPGKQKRHHLELSLLEDPWKSMESADLVVVLVDVSDKWTRNQLSPQLLRCLTKFSQIPSVLVMNKVDCLKQKSVLLELTAALTEGVVNGKKLKMRQAFHSHPGTHCPSPAVKDPNTQSVGNPQRTGWPHFKEIFMLSALSQEDVKTLKQYLLTQAQPGPWEYHSAVLTSQTPEEICANIIREKLLEHLPQEVPYNVQQKTAVWEEGPGGELVIQQKLLVPKESYMKLLIGPKGHVISQIAQEAGRDLMDIFLCDVDIHLSVKLLK, from the exons ATGGCTGCCCCCAGCTGGCGCGGGGCTAGGCTTGTTCAATCGGTGTTAAGAGTCTGGCAGGTGGGCCGTCATGTCGCGAGGGAGCGGGTGATCCCTTTTTCCTCACCCTTAGGCTTTCAACGGAGGTGCGTGTCCTGCGTCGCGGGATCCGCTTTCTCTGGTCCCCGCTTGGCCTCGGCTTCTCGCAGTAACGGCCAGGGCTCTGCCCTGGACCACTTCCTCGGATTCTCTCAGCCCGACAGTTCGGTGACTCCTTGCGTCCCCGCGGTGTCCATGCACAGAG ATGAGCAGGATGTCCTGTTGGTCCATCACCCTGATATGCCTGAGAATCCCCGGGTCCTACGAGTGGTCCTCCTGGGAGCCCCGAATGCAGGGAAGTCAACACTCTCCAACCAGCTACTGGGCCGAAAG ATTCTACTTGACACACCTGGCATTATCAGTCCTGGTAAACAGAAGAG GCATCACCTGGAGCTCTCTTTGTTGGAAGATCCATGGAAGAGCATGGAATCTGCTGATCTTG TTGTGGTTCTTGTGGATGTCTCAGACAAATGGACACGGAACCAGCTCAGCCCCCAGTTGCTCAGGTGCTTGACCAAGTTCTCCCAGATCCCTAGTGTCCTGGTCATGAACAAG GTAGATTGTCTGAAACAGAAGTCAGTTCTCCTGGAGCTCACGGCAGCCCTCACTGAAGGTGTGGTCAATGGCAAAAAGCTCAAGATGAGGCAGGCCTTCCACTCACACCCTGGCACCCATTGCCCCAGCCCAGCAGTTAAGGACCCAAACACACAATCTGTGGGAAACCCTCAGAGGACTGGCTGGCCCCACTTCAAGGAGATCTTCATGTTGTCAGCCCTAAGCCAGGAGGATGTGAAAACACTAAAG CAATACCTCCTGACACAGGCCCAGCCAGGGCCCTGGGAGTACCACAGTGCAGTCCTCACTAGCCAGACACCAGAAGAGATCTGCGCCAACATTATCCGAGAGAAGCTCCTAGAGCACCTGCCCCAGGAGGTGCCTTACAATGTACAGCAG AAGACGGCAGTGTGGGAGGAAGGACCAGGTGGGGAGCTGGTTATCCAACAGAAGCTTTTGGTGCCCAAAGAATCTTATATG AAACTCCTGATTGGTCCGAAGGGCCACGTGATCTCCCAGATAGCACAGGAGGCAGGCCGTGACCTCATGGACATCTTCCTCTGTGATGTTGACATCCATCTCTCTGTGAAGCTCCTCAAGTGA
- the ERAL1 gene encoding GTPase Era, mitochondrial isoform X1 — translation MAAPSWRGARLVQSVLRVWQVGRHVARERVIPFSSPLGFQRRCVSCVAGSAFSGPRLASASRSNGQGSALDHFLGFSQPDSSVTPCVPAVSMHRDEQDVLLVHHPDMPENPRVLRVVLLGAPNAGKSTLSNQLLGRKVFPVSKKVHTTRCQALGVITENETQVILLDTPGIISPGKQKRHHLELSLLEDPWKSMESADLVVVLVDVSDKWTRNQLSPQLLRCLTKFSQIPSVLVMNKVDCLKQKSVLLELTAALTEGVVNGKKLKMRQAFHSHPGTHCPSPAVKDPNTQSVGNPQRTGWPHFKEIFMLSALSQEDVKTLKQYLLTQAQPGPWEYHSAVLTSQTPEEICANIIREKLLEHLPQEVPYNVQQKTAVWEEGPGGELVIQQKLLVPKESYMKLLIGPKGHVISQIAQEAGRDLMDIFLCDVDIHLSVKLLK, via the exons ATGGCTGCCCCCAGCTGGCGCGGGGCTAGGCTTGTTCAATCGGTGTTAAGAGTCTGGCAGGTGGGCCGTCATGTCGCGAGGGAGCGGGTGATCCCTTTTTCCTCACCCTTAGGCTTTCAACGGAGGTGCGTGTCCTGCGTCGCGGGATCCGCTTTCTCTGGTCCCCGCTTGGCCTCGGCTTCTCGCAGTAACGGCCAGGGCTCTGCCCTGGACCACTTCCTCGGATTCTCTCAGCCCGACAGTTCGGTGACTCCTTGCGTCCCCGCGGTGTCCATGCACAGAG ATGAGCAGGATGTCCTGTTGGTCCATCACCCTGATATGCCTGAGAATCCCCGGGTCCTACGAGTGGTCCTCCTGGGAGCCCCGAATGCAGGGAAGTCAACACTCTCCAACCAGCTACTGGGCCGAAAG GTGTTCCCTGTTTCCAAGAAGGTGCATACCACTCGCTGCCAAGCTCTGGGGGTCATCACAGAGAATGAGACCCAGGTG ATTCTACTTGACACACCTGGCATTATCAGTCCTGGTAAACAGAAGAG GCATCACCTGGAGCTCTCTTTGTTGGAAGATCCATGGAAGAGCATGGAATCTGCTGATCTTG TTGTGGTTCTTGTGGATGTCTCAGACAAATGGACACGGAACCAGCTCAGCCCCCAGTTGCTCAGGTGCTTGACCAAGTTCTCCCAGATCCCTAGTGTCCTGGTCATGAACAAG GTAGATTGTCTGAAACAGAAGTCAGTTCTCCTGGAGCTCACGGCAGCCCTCACTGAAGGTGTGGTCAATGGCAAAAAGCTCAAGATGAGGCAGGCCTTCCACTCACACCCTGGCACCCATTGCCCCAGCCCAGCAGTTAAGGACCCAAACACACAATCTGTGGGAAACCCTCAGAGGACTGGCTGGCCCCACTTCAAGGAGATCTTCATGTTGTCAGCCCTAAGCCAGGAGGATGTGAAAACACTAAAG CAATACCTCCTGACACAGGCCCAGCCAGGGCCCTGGGAGTACCACAGTGCAGTCCTCACTAGCCAGACACCAGAAGAGATCTGCGCCAACATTATCCGAGAGAAGCTCCTAGAGCACCTGCCCCAGGAGGTGCCTTACAATGTACAGCAG AAGACGGCAGTGTGGGAGGAAGGACCAGGTGGGGAGCTGGTTATCCAACAGAAGCTTTTGGTGCCCAAAGAATCTTATATG AAACTCCTGATTGGTCCGAAGGGCCACGTGATCTCCCAGATAGCACAGGAGGCAGGCCGTGACCTCATGGACATCTTCCTCTGTGATGTTGACATCCATCTCTCTGTGAAGCTCCTCAAGTGA